Part of the Rhizobiales bacterium NRL2 genome is shown below.
GGATACGGTCTTCCTCGGCGCCGCGGGCGGTCAGCATCACCACGGGCAGATTGCGGAATTCGACCTTGCGCCGGATCTGGCGGCAGACTTCCAGACCGGAGACATTGGGCAGCATCCAATCCAGCAGCAGGATGTCAGGCAGTTCCTCGTCGAGGCGATTCATGACTTCGCCGCCATCGAGCACCGTATCGACCCGGAAGCCGGCGGCGCGGAGGTTGTATTCCAGAAGCTCAACGAGGCTTTCCTCGTCCTCCGCGATGAGAACATAGGGGTTCATGGCGTCTCCGTGGTCACCGCCCCGTCGTCGGAAACATCCGTCAGGCTGGTGACATCGCGCTTCGGCCGTTCGGCCTCGATCTGGTGGCCGGTGGCGGTGAAGTAGATGCGCTCGGCGATGTTGGTCACCAGATCGCCCATGCGCTCGATGTTCTTGGCGACGAACAGCAGGTGCGCCGCGGCCGAGATGTTGCGCGGATCCTCCATCATGTAGGTCAGCAGTTCGCGGAAGAAGCTGTTGTAGAGTTCGTCCACTTCCTCGTCCGCGGCCCAGACCTTCTCCGCCAGTTCGTCATCGCCCTGGACGAAGGCCGTCAGCGCCTGGTCCAGCATCCGCTGCACCCGTTCGGACATGCGCGGCACGGTGGTCAGCGGCGCGATCGGCGGCGACTGGTTGATGACCAGGGTGCGCTTGGCGATGTTCTTGGCGTAATCGCCCAGGCGCTCCAGATCGCCGGCGATCTTGATCACGGAGACCACGAGGCGCAGGTCGCCCGCCACCGGCTGGCGGCGGGCCAGGATGTTGACGGCCAGATCGTTGACCGTCTCCTCCAGTTCGTCGATGCGGACATCCTGGACGATCAGGCGCTCGGCGGCGTCGCTGTCGCGTTTCGTCATCGCGCGGATGGCGCCGGAGAGCTGCGCTTCGACCAGCCCCCCCAGTTCGAGGATCAGGTTGTTGAGTCTTGTCAGTTCCTCCTCGTAGGAGGA
Proteins encoded:
- a CDS encoding phosphate transport system regulatory protein PhoU encodes the protein MASHEPSTPHTVSSYEEELTRLNNLILELGGLVEAQLSGAIRAMTKRDSDAAERLIVQDVRIDELEETVNDLAVNILARRQPVAGDLRLVVSVIKIAGDLERLGDYAKNIAKRTLVINQSPPIAPLTTVPRMSERVQRMLDQALTAFVQGDDELAEKVWAADEEVDELYNSFFRELLTYMMEDPRNISAAAHLLFVAKNIERMGDLVTNIAERIYFTATGHQIEAERPKRDVTSLTDVSDDGAVTTETP